In a single window of the Campylobacter iguaniorum genome:
- the gpmI gene encoding 2,3-bisphosphoglycerate-independent phosphoglycerate mutase has translation MNKKCILVITDGIGYNKSSEYNAFAAANKPTYEWLFKNAPMSYLKTSGLAVGLPDGQMGNSEVGHMTIGSGRILYQNLVKIDKAISDNTLKDNKALLNLINKVKRVHIIGLYSDGGVHSHLRHFDAVAQICKDKGLDVFAHAITDGRDVSPSSGLEFIKSLESKFNLVSVSGRFYAMDRDKRWDRVKAAYEVIANNANLVQISPSEYVKNSYENDIFDEFIAPASFSDFGGIKSEDGIVFINFRNDRAREICSALSVHEFDDFDRFNVCDNLITMTNYDDKFSFPVMFDNDEIKQTLAEVIAQNGLRQLHTAETEKYAHVTFFFNGGKEDLVENEMRVLIPSPKVKTYDEKPEMSAYEVTDAVTKALNDKVDFIVVNYANGDMVGHTGDVAAATKAVEAVDTCLGKVIKVAKENDYAYIQISDHGNCEAMRAKNGEPLTNHTTFDVFCFILADGITRVDAGGLSNVAPTILKLMGLEIPKVMDKPLI, from the coding sequence ATGAATAAAAAATGTATCTTAGTAATAACTGATGGTATAGGATATAACAAAAGTAGTGAATATAACGCGTTTGCGGCTGCAAATAAACCGACTTATGAGTGGCTATTTAAAAACGCTCCAATGAGCTATCTTAAGACAAGTGGCTTAGCTGTGGGCTTGCCTGATGGTCAAATGGGAAATAGCGAAGTGGGTCACATGACTATAGGAAGTGGTCGGATTTTGTATCAAAATTTAGTCAAAATAGACAAAGCCATAAGCGACAACACGCTCAAAGACAATAAAGCTCTTTTAAATTTGATAAATAAAGTCAAAAGAGTGCATATAATCGGGCTTTATAGCGATGGTGGAGTGCATTCTCATCTTAGACATTTTGACGCTGTAGCTCAGATCTGCAAGGACAAAGGGCTTGATGTTTTTGCTCACGCAATAACAGATGGAAGAGACGTCAGCCCTAGCTCAGGACTTGAGTTTATCAAATCTTTAGAGTCTAAATTTAACCTAGTTAGCGTTAGCGGTAGATTTTACGCGATGGATAGAGACAAAAGATGGGATAGAGTAAAAGCTGCTTATGAAGTAATCGCAAATAATGCAAATTTAGTCCAAATAAGCCCAAGTGAGTATGTGAAAAACTCTTATGAAAATGATATTTTTGATGAGTTTATAGCTCCAGCGAGTTTTAGCGATTTTGGCGGCATTAAAAGTGAAGATGGAATAGTTTTTATCAATTTTAGAAATGATAGAGCAAGGGAAATTTGCTCAGCTCTTAGCGTGCATGAATTTGATGATTTTGATAGATTTAACGTATGCGATAATCTAATTACAATGACAAATTACGATGATAAATTTAGCTTTCCAGTTATGTTTGACAATGATGAGATAAAACAAACTTTAGCCGAAGTCATCGCACAAAACGGCTTAAGACAGCTGCACACCGCAGAAACTGAAAAATACGCACACGTGACATTTTTCTTCAATGGTGGCAAAGAAGATCTTGTAGAAAATGAAATGAGAGTTTTGATCCCTAGCCCAAAAGTCAAAACCTACGATGAAAAGCCAGAAATGAGTGCTTATGAAGTCACTGATGCTGTGACAAAAGCTCTAAATGACAAAGTTGATTTCATAGTAGTGAACTACGCAAATGGCGATATGGTCGGACACACTGGAGACGTCGCAGCTGCTACAAAAGCAGTAGAGGCAGTAGATACTTGCCTTGGCAAAGTCATAAAAGTAGCTAAAGAAAATGATTATGCTTACATCCAAATCAGCGATCACGGCAACTGCGAAGCCATGCGAGCTAAAAACGGCGAACCACTCACAAATCACACTACTTTTGATGTATTTTGCTTCATCTTAGCTGATGGCATCACAAGAGTAGATGCAGGTGGACTTAGCAATGTCGCTCCAACTATTTTAAAACTAATGGGGTTAGAAATCCCAAAAGTAATGGATAAACCACTAATTTAG
- a CDS encoding isoprenylcysteine carboxylmethyltransferase family protein produces the protein MDFTVLNLLLAIFALRLCFLRISKRNEKAILLGGGAEYDAKNTRFLTIIHVIFYFSCFAEAILKGVKFDFISSVGTFLVIFAFAMLYFIVNHLLKGIWTVKLMIAKNHKYNPYWLFRYIKHPNYYLNIFPELIGLALLSHAYGRLWY, from the coding sequence ATGGATTTTACTGTTTTAAATTTACTGTTGGCAATATTTGCCTTGAGACTTTGTTTTTTGAGGATTTCAAAACGAAATGAAAAGGCCATTTTGCTTGGTGGAGGGGCGGAGTATGATGCGAAAAATACAAGGTTTTTGACCATAATCCACGTGATTTTTTATTTTTCTTGCTTTGCTGAGGCTATACTAAAAGGCGTTAAATTTGATTTCATATCGTCTGTGGGGACATTTTTGGTGATATTTGCTTTTGCGATGTTGTATTTTATAGTAAATCATCTACTAAAAGGCATTTGGACTGTTAAATTAATGATAGCTAAAAATCACAAATACAATCCTTACTGGCTTTTTAGATACATAAAACACCCAAATTATTATCTAAATATTTTTCCAGAGCTTATCGGGCTTGCTTTGCTTAGTCATGCTTACGGTCGTTTGTGGTATTAA
- the fabG gene encoding 3-oxoacyl-ACP reductase FabG — MKFSGKNVVVTGGSRGIGAEICKTLAEFGLKVWINYRSKPELADALKDEIEKSGGKAAVIKFDVTNEEEFINALNLIVESDGELSYLVNNAGITNDKLALRMKTEDFTSVIDANLTSAFIGSREALKLMSKKRFGSVVNIASIVGEMGNAGQVNYAASKGGMIAMSKSFAKEGASRNVRFNCVTPGFIATDMTEVLSQEVKDAYINNIPLKRLGDPKEIANAVAFLLSDHASYITGDVLKVNGGLYM; from the coding sequence ATGAAATTTAGTGGAAAAAATGTCGTAGTGACTGGCGGAAGTCGTGGAATTGGAGCTGAAATTTGCAAAACTTTGGCTGAATTTGGCTTAAAAGTTTGGATAAATTATAGAAGCAAACCAGAGCTTGCTGACGCTTTAAAAGATGAGATAGAAAAATCTGGTGGCAAAGCAGCTGTGATTAAATTTGACGTGACAAACGAAGAAGAGTTTATAAACGCCCTAAATTTAATAGTAGAAAGCGACGGCGAGCTATCATATCTAGTAAATAACGCAGGCATCACAAATGACAAACTAGCGCTTCGCATGAAAACAGAAGATTTCACAAGCGTGATTGATGCAAACCTAACAAGTGCATTCATAGGCTCAAGAGAAGCTCTAAAACTAATGAGTAAAAAACGCTTTGGCTCAGTCGTAAATATAGCTTCAATAGTCGGTGAAATGGGCAATGCAGGACAGGTTAATTACGCAGCTAGCAAAGGCGGAATGATAGCGATGAGTAAATCATTTGCCAAAGAAGGAGCCTCAAGAAACGTACGTTTTAACTGCGTAACCCCTGGATTTATCGCTACAGATATGACAGAAGTCTTAAGCCAAGAAGTTAAAGATGCCTATATAAACAACATTCCACTAAAAAGACTAGGCGATCCAAAAGAAATAGCAAACGCCGTTGCATTCTTGCTTAGCGACCATGCTAGCTACATAACTGGAGATGTTTTAAAGGTCAATGGCGGCTTATATATGTAG
- the acpP gene encoding acyl carrier protein, which produces MAVFDEVKDVVVEQLSVAPDAVKMESKIIEDLGADSLDVVELVMALEEKFDVEIPDSEAEKLISISDVVNYIDGLKK; this is translated from the coding sequence ATGGCAGTATTTGATGAAGTTAAAGATGTAGTTGTAGAGCAACTAAGCGTAGCTCCAGATGCAGTTAAAATGGAATCAAAAATCATTGAAGATCTAGGTGCAGATTCTTTAGATGTTGTTGAGCTAGTTATGGCTTTAGAAGAGAAATTTGACGTAGAAATTCCAGATAGTGAAGCTGAAAAACTAATAAGCATATCTGATGTTGTAAATTATATTGACGGTTTAAAAAAATAA
- a CDS encoding beta-ketoacyl-ACP synthase II, which produces MKRVVVTGIGMINALGLDKETSFKNICDGKTGVKKITLFDATDFPVQIAAEVLDFDPATVMEAKEIKKADRFIHLGLKAADEAIKDANFNEFDPNEFGISSAAGIGGLPNIEKNSNVCFEKGARKISPFFIPSSLINMLGGFISIAHNLKGPNLSSVTACAASTHGICEAAKTIIVGEAKAMLVVGAESAICPVGIGGFASMKALSTRNDDPEHASRPFDKERDGFIMGEGAGALVLEDYESAVARGARIYAELIGFGETGDAHHMTSPSQDGPQRAMEKALKMANNIKIDYVNAHGTSTYANDKNETSALKAVFGDNVPVVSSTKGQIGHCLGAAGAIEAVISIMALQAGIIPPTINQIVKDEECDLDYVPNVARKAELNTIMSNSFGFGGTNGSVIFKKLDK; this is translated from the coding sequence TTGAAAAGAGTTGTAGTAACTGGTATAGGTATGATAAACGCACTTGGTCTTGACAAAGAGACATCTTTTAAAAATATTTGCGATGGCAAAACCGGAGTTAAAAAGATAACTTTGTTTGATGCTACTGATTTTCCAGTTCAGATAGCTGCAGAGGTTTTAGACTTCGATCCAGCTACTGTAATGGAAGCAAAAGAGATCAAAAAAGCTGATAGATTTATCCATCTTGGTCTTAAAGCAGCTGATGAAGCGATAAAAGATGCAAATTTTAACGAATTTGATCCAAATGAATTTGGTATTAGCTCGGCTGCTGGTATAGGTGGATTGCCAAATATAGAAAAAAACTCAAATGTTTGCTTTGAAAAAGGTGCAAGAAAAATATCTCCATTTTTTATTCCATCATCACTTATAAATATGCTTGGTGGATTTATAAGTATAGCACATAATCTAAAAGGTCCAAATTTATCAAGTGTTACAGCGTGTGCAGCCTCAACACATGGCATATGCGAAGCAGCAAAAACTATCATAGTAGGCGAAGCTAAAGCAATGCTAGTTGTGGGTGCAGAATCTGCAATATGCCCTGTAGGTATCGGAGGATTTGCATCTATGAAAGCGCTTTCTACTAGAAATGATGATCCAGAGCATGCTTCACGTCCATTTGACAAAGAACGTGATGGATTTATCATGGGTGAAGGAGCTGGTGCTTTAGTTTTAGAAGATTATGAAAGTGCAGTAGCAAGAGGCGCTAGAATATATGCTGAGCTTATAGGATTTGGCGAAACTGGCGATGCTCATCACATGACAAGTCCTAGCCAAGACGGACCACAAAGAGCTATGGAAAAAGCACTTAAAATGGCAAATAACATAAAAATAGATTATGTTAATGCTCATGGTACTTCGACTTATGCAAATGACAAAAACGAAACCTCAGCCCTTAAAGCCGTATTTGGTGATAATGTCCCAGTAGTAAGCTCTACAAAAGGACAAATAGGTCATTGCTTGGGTGCTGCTGGTGCTATAGAAGCAGTTATTTCTATCATGGCTCTTCAAGCAGGCATCATACCTCCTACAATTAACCAAATCGTAAAAGATGAAGAGTGTGATTTAGATTATGTACCAAATGTCGCTAGAAAAGCTGAGTTAAATACTATAATGAGTAACTCTTTTGGTTTTGGTGGCACAAATGGTTCAGTTATATTTAAAAAGTTGGATAAATAA
- a CDS encoding acetyl-CoA carboxylase carboxyltransferase subunit alpha — protein MASYLGFENAIKQIDDDIANAKIKGDEHAVEILKKNLEKEISKTYKNLNEFQRLSLARHPDRPYALDYIRALLTDSYEIHGDRAFRDDPSIVCYSGYLAGKKVIVIAEQKGRGTKYKIMRNFGMPHPEGYRKALRIARLAEKFEIPVIFLIDTPGAYPGVGAEERGQSEAIARNLFELSNLRTRTIAIVIGEGGSGGALAIGVADRFAMMKNSVFSVISPEGCAAILWNDPTKIEAATKAMRITADDLKELNLIDDVIEEPIMGAHRDKEGAIKALGAYILKELEALESQSLDEILEKRMAKILSIGAYSE, from the coding sequence ATGGCTAGCTACCTAGGCTTTGAAAATGCTATCAAACAAATAGATGATGACATAGCAAATGCCAAGATAAAGGGCGATGAGCACGCAGTCGAGATTTTGAAAAAAAACCTCGAAAAAGAGATAAGCAAAACATACAAAAATCTAAATGAATTTCAAAGACTTAGCCTAGCACGTCATCCAGATCGCCCTTATGCGCTTGATTATATCCGTGCATTGCTAACTGATAGTTATGAAATACACGGCGATAGAGCTTTTAGAGACGATCCGTCTATTGTGTGCTACAGCGGATATCTAGCTGGCAAAAAAGTCATAGTCATAGCAGAGCAAAAAGGTAGAGGTACAAAGTATAAAATTATGAGAAACTTTGGTATGCCTCATCCTGAAGGCTATAGAAAAGCTCTTAGAATAGCTAGACTTGCTGAAAAATTCGAAATACCAGTTATATTTCTCATAGATACTCCAGGAGCTTATCCAGGAGTTGGGGCTGAAGAGCGTGGTCAAAGCGAAGCAATAGCAAGAAATCTTTTTGAGTTAAGCAATCTAAGAACTAGAACCATAGCGATCGTCATCGGAGAAGGTGGAAGTGGCGGTGCTTTGGCAATAGGCGTTGCTGACAGATTTGCCATGATGAAAAACTCAGTTTTCTCAGTCATATCTCCTGAGGGTTGCGCTGCTATACTTTGGAACGACCCGACAAAAATCGAAGCAGCAACAAAAGCTATGAGAATTACCGCCGATGATTTAAAAGAGCTAAATCTTATAGATGACGTCATAGAAGAGCCTATCATGGGAGCTCATAGAGACAAAGAAGGCGCTATAAAAGCACTTGGTGCATATATATTAAAAGAGTTAGAAGCACTAGAAAGCCAAAGTCTAGATGAAATATTAGAAAAAAGAATGGCTAAAATACTTTCAATTGGCGCATACTCTGAGTAA
- a CDS encoding SEL1-like repeat protein, with product MRKLVLFLFVALFLGCANNSQNLQKSSNLQTSKPRDIKLENLEKECFNGKKEACKELADSLQSKGEFEEAAKIYDYTCVKFQYIPACLSLAHLFETGKGVKQDLNVAKDIYTRACYSGDKQSCTKIR from the coding sequence ATGCGAAAATTAGTTCTTTTTTTATTTGTTGCTCTGTTTTTGGGCTGTGCAAATAACTCACAAAATTTACAAAAATCATCAAATTTACAAACCTCAAAACCACGCGATATAAAGCTTGAAAACCTTGAAAAAGAGTGCTTTAATGGCAAAAAAGAGGCTTGCAAAGAGCTTGCCGATAGCCTGCAAAGCAAAGGTGAGTTTGAAGAGGCGGCAAAAATATATGACTACACTTGTGTGAAATTTCAGTATATCCCAGCGTGTTTGAGCTTGGCTCATCTTTTTGAAACAGGAAAAGGCGTGAAACAAGATCTAAACGTAGCAAAAGATATATATACTAGAGCTTGTTATAGTGGTGACAAACAAAGCTGTACTAAGATAAGATAA
- the prfB gene encoding peptide chain release factor 2 has translation MDNYEYTELLKKLNTKIQNIGSIVRPEFIEKRLEEIGDLENDPLFWNDIKKAGEIQKEKTKISGMLNKFKAAKAAVDDALDLYELANSENDEETVNSLFDDAPNLEDKITNLEISMMLSGEDDNKNAIVSIHPGAGGTESNDWASMLYRMYLRFCEREGFKVETLDFQEGDEAGLKDVSFIVKGENAYGYLKAENGIHRLVRTSPFDSAGRRHTSFSSVMVSPEVDDDIAIEIEEKDLRLDYYRASGAGGQHVNKTESAVRITHIPTGIVVQCQNDRSQHKNKATAMKMLKSRLYEFELMKQQEANNAVEKSEIGWGHQIRSYVLFPYQQVKDNRSGEAYSQTDAVLDGDIKKIIEAVLISQKTTEE, from the coding sequence TTGGATAACTACGAATACACAGAGTTATTGAAAAAGTTAAACACAAAAATTCAAAATATAGGCTCGATTGTAAGGCCTGAATTTATAGAAAAAAGATTAGAAGAGATTGGAGATTTGGAAAACGATCCGCTTTTTTGGAATGATATTAAAAAAGCTGGAGAAATCCAAAAAGAAAAAACAAAAATATCTGGAATGTTGAATAAATTTAAGGCCGCAAAAGCAGCAGTTGATGACGCGCTTGATCTTTATGAGCTTGCAAATAGTGAAAACGACGAAGAGACTGTGAATTCGCTTTTTGACGATGCTCCAAATTTGGAAGATAAGATAACAAATTTAGAGATTTCTATGATGCTTAGTGGTGAAGATGACAACAAAAATGCCATCGTCAGCATTCATCCAGGAGCTGGCGGAACTGAGAGTAATGACTGGGCTAGTATGCTTTACCGTATGTATTTGAGGTTTTGTGAGCGTGAGGGCTTTAAGGTAGAAACTCTGGACTTCCAAGAGGGCGATGAGGCAGGGCTTAAAGATGTAAGCTTCATCGTAAAAGGCGAAAACGCTTATGGCTATTTAAAAGCTGAAAACGGTATCCACCGTCTTGTAAGGACAAGTCCATTTGATAGTGCAGGGCGTAGGCACACTAGTTTTTCAAGTGTGATGGTGAGCCCTGAGGTGGACGATGATATAGCTATAGAGATAGAAGAAAAAGATTTGAGATTAGACTATTACCGTGCGAGTGGGGCTGGCGGGCAACACGTCAATAAAACTGAAAGTGCAGTGCGTATCACTCACATCCCAACAGGCATTGTCGTGCAATGTCAAAACGACAGAAGTCAGCACAAAAACAAAGCCACAGCTATGAAAATGCTAAAATCAAGGCTTTATGAATTTGAGCTGATGAAACAACAAGAAGCAAATAACGCTGTAGAAAAAAGCGAGATAGGCTGGGGTCATCAGATCCGCTCATACGTGCTTTTCCCGTATCAACAAGTCAAAGACAATAGAAGCGGTGAGGCTTATAGCCAGACAGACGCTGTGCTTGACGGAGATATAAAAAAGATAATCGAAGCAGTTTTAATAAGTCAAAAAACAACAGAAGAATAA
- the panC gene encoding pantoate--beta-alanine ligase, which produces MQILKSISEVLEFRKNCTGSVGFVPTMGALHAGHASLIKKSVEQNDNTIVSIFVNPTQFLPGEDLDKYPRNEVGDTKICELCGASAVFFPDANEMYGKDEPLILAPKELSSSLEGALRPGHFDGVCRVLNKFFNIIRPDRAYFGKKDAQQLTIIQNMVKNFFMNLEIVPCEIVRESDGLALSSRNSYLGDDELCYALKLSRSIMKASNLIKANELNALKIKAAMSECLEPLKVDYVAIVNRNFEPIENVELGNTIILVAAYVGKTRLIDNLWV; this is translated from the coding sequence ATGCAAATATTAAAAAGTATTAGCGAAGTTTTGGAATTTCGTAAAAACTGCACTGGAAGCGTCGGCTTCGTGCCTACAATGGGGGCTTTGCACGCAGGGCACGCCAGCCTAATCAAAAAATCAGTAGAGCAAAATGACAACACGATTGTGAGCATTTTTGTAAATCCTACACAATTTTTGCCTGGAGAGGATTTAGACAAATATCCACGAAACGAGGTAGGAGATACTAAAATTTGCGAGCTTTGTGGGGCGAGTGCTGTGTTTTTTCCAGATGCAAATGAAATGTATGGCAAAGATGAGCCTTTGATTTTAGCCCCAAAAGAGCTATCAAGCAGCCTTGAAGGCGCTTTGAGACCTGGACATTTTGACGGGGTTTGTAGGGTTTTGAATAAATTTTTTAACATCATCAGACCAGATCGTGCTTATTTTGGCAAAAAAGACGCTCAACAACTCACAATAATCCAAAATATGGTAAAAAACTTTTTTATGAACTTAGAAATAGTCCCTTGCGAAATAGTGCGTGAAAGCGACGGCTTAGCGCTATCAAGCAGAAACTCATATCTTGGAGATGATGAGCTATGCTACGCTTTGAAACTCTCAAGATCAATCATGAAAGCTTCAAATTTAATAAAAGCAAATGAGCTAAATGCACTCAAAATCAAAGCTGCGATGAGCGAATGCTTGGAGCCTTTAAAGGTCGATTATGTCGCGATCGTGAATAGAAACTTCGAGCCAATAGAAAATGTGGAGCTTGGAAATACCATAATCTTAGTCGCTGCGTATGTCGGCAAAACGCGTCTAATAGATAATTTGTGGGTATAA
- the rimO gene encoding 30S ribosomal protein S12 methylthiotransferase RimO: protein MANLYLVSLGCNKNLVDSEIMLGRLSNYDIVDTPDNADVMIVNTCGFIESAKEESIRAILELASYKKENSVLVVTGCLMQRYRDELMRELPEVDIFTGVGDYAKIDELILKKQNLFSPETYLQTKNTKRIITGSSYHAYIKIAEGCNQKCSFCAIPTFKGKLKSRDIDSITSEVKELINAGYSDFSFIAQDTSSFLRDRAQNDGLIKLIDEIDKLDGVKSARILYLYPSTTNLELINRIIASPKFANYFDMPIQHINDEMLKIMRRGANKAKIMELLNAMKSAPNSFLRTGIIVGHPGETDEAFDELCEFLSEFKFDRISAFAYSKEEDTLAYEMEQIPSKLITKRLNKIEKIIQKSIDESFKNLINQTIKVQINGQSSEGEMFFGAKDVRWDREIDGEILINDSEIKDLKVGQIYNCLITDWASNKLFGTIIA from the coding sequence ATGGCAAATTTATACTTAGTTTCACTTGGATGTAATAAAAATTTGGTCGATAGCGAAATAATGCTCGGACGCCTTAGCAACTACGATATTGTGGATACTCCAGATAACGCCGATGTCATGATAGTAAATACTTGTGGCTTCATAGAAAGCGCTAAAGAAGAGAGCATAAGGGCGATTTTGGAACTTGCGAGCTATAAAAAAGAAAATAGCGTATTAGTCGTGACTGGCTGTCTCATGCAAAGATACCGTGATGAGCTAATGCGTGAGCTTCCTGAAGTAGATATTTTCACAGGCGTGGGGGATTATGCTAAAATCGATGAGCTCATTCTCAAAAAACAAAATTTATTCAGCCCTGAGACATATCTGCAAACCAAAAATACAAAACGCATCATAACAGGCTCAAGCTACCACGCCTACATCAAAATCGCAGAGGGTTGCAACCAAAAGTGCAGTTTTTGCGCTATTCCGACATTCAAAGGCAAGCTAAAAAGTAGAGATATTGATAGCATAACTAGTGAAGTCAAAGAGCTAATAAACGCTGGATATAGCGACTTTAGCTTCATCGCTCAAGACACAAGCTCATTTTTAAGAGATCGCGCACAAAATGACGGACTTATCAAGCTCATTGATGAAATCGACAAGCTTGATGGCGTAAAATCGGCTAGGATTTTGTATCTTTATCCAAGTACTACAAATTTGGAGCTAATTAATCGCATTATCGCTTCGCCTAAATTTGCTAATTATTTTGATATGCCAATCCAACATATAAATGATGAAATGCTAAAAATCATGAGAAGAGGCGCGAATAAAGCTAAAATCATGGAGCTTCTAAATGCGATGAAATCAGCACCTAATAGCTTTCTAAGAACTGGGATTATAGTGGGGCACCCTGGTGAAACCGACGAGGCTTTTGATGAGCTTTGCGAGTTTTTGAGCGAGTTTAAATTTGATAGGATTTCAGCTTTTGCCTACTCTAAAGAAGAGGACACTCTAGCTTATGAAATGGAGCAAATTCCAAGTAAACTCATCACAAAACGCCTAAATAAAATAGAAAAAATCATCCAAAAAAGTATAGATGAGAGTTTCAAAAACCTAATTAATCAAACCATAAAAGTCCAAATAAATGGGCAAAGTAGCGAGGGTGAGATGTTTTTTGGAGCAAAAGACGTAAGATGGGACAGAGAGATTGACGGCGAAATACTCATAAATGATAGCGAGATAAAAGATCTAAAAGTCGGTCAAATTTACAACTGCCTTATCACAGACTGGGCAAGCAACAAGCTATTTGGGACGATAATTGCCTAA
- the tilS gene encoding tRNA lysidine(34) synthetase TilS translates to MPKIELLNLDKLKDAKCLLAFSYGVDSAALFHLLVRGGVEFDCAFINYKTRDQSDTEEQFAKELCAKFGKQIYTKTVPLDLQNGSNFEQTARQIRHSFFDEICIKFDYETLIFAHQLNDALEWLFMQLSKGSGCVGLSGFDETKIAKFNGISKKINIVRPLLNTPKSELLDYLKNNNLKYFIDSSNFDTKFKRNFIRANFSDKFIDEFRSGVTKSLELLRADKKQLLGDFVYEDENFFIVRKSPNAINLIDIACKKLGVLMSLKTRNECLKTDCVISHKISVTSDENYYFIAPFVVKIMDKKFKEKCRILGVPPLLRGFIFERLELLDILKKYKPLS, encoded by the coding sequence TTGCCTAAAATCGAACTTCTAAATTTAGACAAATTAAAGGACGCTAAGTGCTTGCTGGCCTTTAGTTATGGCGTCGATAGTGCGGCGCTTTTTCATCTGCTAGTGCGTGGTGGTGTGGAGTTTGATTGTGCGTTTATCAACTACAAAACAAGAGATCAAAGTGACACTGAAGAGCAATTTGCTAAGGAGCTTTGTGCTAAATTTGGTAAGCAAATTTACACCAAAACTGTCCCACTTGATCTGCAAAATGGATCAAATTTCGAGCAAACTGCAAGGCAGATTCGCCATAGCTTTTTTGATGAAATTTGTATTAAATTTGACTACGAAACATTGATATTTGCTCACCAGCTAAATGACGCTTTGGAGTGGCTTTTTATGCAGCTTTCCAAAGGCAGTGGTTGTGTTGGTTTGAGCGGATTTGATGAGACAAAAATAGCTAAATTTAATGGAATTAGCAAAAAGATAAATATAGTAAGACCACTGCTTAATACACCAAAAAGCGAGCTTTTAGACTACCTTAAAAATAATAATCTAAAATACTTCATCGATAGTTCAAATTTCGATACTAAATTTAAACGCAACTTCATAAGGGCAAATTTCAGCGATAAATTTATAGATGAGTTCAGGAGTGGAGTTACTAAAAGCTTGGAGCTTTTAAGAGCTGATAAAAAGCAACTTTTAGGCGATTTTGTCTATGAAGATGAAAACTTTTTTATAGTGCGAAAATCCCCAAATGCTATAAATTTAATAGATATCGCTTGCAAAAAACTAGGCGTTTTGATGAGCTTGAAAACCAGAAATGAATGCCTCAAAACCGACTGCGTGATTTCTCATAAAATCAGCGTCACTTCAGATGAAAACTACTACTTCATAGCACCATTTGTGGTTAAAATTATGGATAAAAAATTCAAAGAAAAATGCAGAATTCTAGGAGTTCCACCACTTTTAAGAGGATTTATTTTTGAGCGGCTGGAGCTTCTTGATATTCTAAAGAAGTATAAACCTTTATCTTAA
- a CDS encoding lysophospholipid acyltransferase family protein, whose translation MDKSFKLKDKIFIWLAEFIILLIMRIIYMTCKKEFIGKPVGQKACVVLFWHGKIAMLPFVFKKWWINKQAKVIISDHKDGQIVSGVSASFGIGTIRGSSSKGAVKALLQALKEIKSGTDVVITPDGPRGPRHSVSDGCVIIPQKTKSDLVILNYNASKFWQFKSWDGMILPKPFSKITYTISEPFSVQDMSMDEAKIFISQKMQEFAS comes from the coding sequence ATGGACAAATCATTTAAACTTAAAGATAAAATTTTTATATGGCTTGCTGAATTTATCATTCTTCTTATAATGCGAATTATCTATATGACTTGCAAAAAAGAGTTCATAGGCAAGCCAGTAGGTCAAAAAGCTTGCGTGGTACTGTTTTGGCATGGCAAAATCGCTATGCTTCCATTTGTTTTTAAAAAATGGTGGATAAATAAGCAAGCAAAGGTCATCATCTCAGACCACAAAGACGGACAAATAGTAAGTGGTGTATCTGCAAGCTTTGGGATAGGGACGATAAGAGGTAGCTCTAGCAAAGGTGCAGTAAAGGCACTTTTGCAAGCCCTTAAAGAGATAAAATCTGGTACAGATGTAGTAATCACTCCAGATGGTCCAAGAGGTCCAAGACATAGCGTGTCTGATGGATGCGTTATCATACCACAAAAAACAAAGTCTGATTTGGTTATATTAAACTACAATGCTAGCAAATTTTGGCAGTTTAAAAGCTGGGACGGGATGATTTTGCCAAAGCCATTTAGCAAGATAACTTACACTATAAGCGAGCCATTTAGCGTGCAAGATATGAGTATGGACGAGGCTAAAATCTTTATATCCCAAAAGATGCAAGAATTCGCCTCATAA